A window from Cryobacterium sp. PAMC25264 encodes these proteins:
- a CDS encoding DUF6412 domain-containing protein has protein sequence MRTRTLLPAGASPTARLSVALGLSLGTGFGLGALLLGGRGFGEVLALAALFTLSASAVAVTGAAQQVLAMLVMVLTGAPTPVARPYPELASQVGQSVPDAPGKPQPRAPGRALPVA, from the coding sequence ATGCGCACACGCACGCTGCTGCCCGCCGGGGCATCGCCGACCGCCCGCCTGTCGGTCGCGCTCGGCCTGAGCCTCGGCACCGGGTTCGGCCTGGGCGCGCTGCTGCTCGGCGGCCGCGGCTTCGGCGAGGTCCTCGCCCTGGCCGCCCTCTTCACCCTGAGCGCCTCGGCCGTGGCCGTCACCGGCGCGGCGCAGCAGGTGCTGGCCATGCTCGTCATGGTGCTCACCGGCGCACCCACGCCCGTCGCCCGGCCCTACCCCGAGCTGGCCTCGCAGGTAGGCCAGAGCGTTCCGGATGCGCCGGGTAAGCCCCAGCCGCGAGCTCCGGGCCGCGCCCTCCCGGTCGCCTAG
- a CDS encoding DUF6855 family protein gives MTAGTAADPWQLTTAPGSSTYTMYREGDELVCQVGATTLKYQARAIDDLHAWLLEQGDWVPLGASDEKKPAPEGSVEAWGRSADNPVGGWYGLRSGYRGRFGMYLPPLLEHLGLAELTHEKRNNQMRALPAD, from the coding sequence ATGACCGCAGGAACCGCTGCCGATCCCTGGCAGCTCACGACAGCACCCGGCTCCTCGACCTACACGATGTACCGCGAGGGCGACGAACTCGTCTGCCAAGTCGGTGCCACGACCCTGAAATACCAAGCGCGCGCCATCGACGACCTGCACGCCTGGCTGCTCGAGCAGGGCGACTGGGTGCCGCTGGGCGCCAGCGACGAGAAGAAGCCCGCACCGGAAGGCAGCGTCGAGGCATGGGGCCGCTCCGCCGACAACCCGGTCGGCGGTTGGTACGGCCTGCGCTCGGGCTACCGCGGCCGGTTCGGCATGTACCTGCCCCCGCTGCTCGAGCACCTCGGCCTGGCCGAACTCACCCACGAGAAGCGCAACAACCAGATGCGTGCGCTTCCCGCCGACTAG
- the ppk2 gene encoding polyphosphate kinase 2 — MAKKDASGTPRMNKKLYEDELRRLQADLVTMQEWVRESGARIVVIFEGRDAAGKGSAIKRVTEYLNPRIAHIVALPVPTDRERGQWYFQRYIKNLPTAGEIVLMDRSWYNRAGVEKVMGYCTPDEYRRFLHQAPLFERMLVEDGIILLKYWFSVSDKEQELRFRSRQKDPMRRWKLSETDVLSITKWVDYSKAKDEMFVHTDIAEAPWWVVESEDKRAARLNMISHFLSMVPYEQMEPPLVHIPHRPPASDYERPPRELNRPVPDHAARITELAAEAKSKGKGKAS, encoded by the coding sequence ATGGCGAAGAAGGATGCATCCGGCACACCCCGCATGAACAAGAAGCTCTACGAAGACGAGCTGCGCCGGCTCCAGGCTGATCTGGTGACCATGCAGGAGTGGGTTCGCGAATCCGGCGCCCGCATCGTGGTGATCTTCGAGGGCCGCGATGCCGCGGGCAAGGGCTCGGCCATCAAGCGGGTCACCGAGTACCTCAACCCGCGCATCGCCCACATCGTGGCGCTCCCGGTGCCCACCGACCGCGAGCGCGGCCAATGGTATTTCCAGCGGTACATCAAGAACCTGCCCACGGCCGGTGAAATCGTGCTGATGGACCGCTCCTGGTACAACCGGGCTGGTGTGGAGAAGGTGATGGGCTACTGCACCCCCGACGAATACCGCCGGTTCCTGCACCAGGCGCCCCTGTTCGAACGGATGCTGGTCGAGGACGGCATCATCCTGCTCAAGTACTGGTTCTCGGTGTCGGACAAGGAGCAGGAGCTGCGCTTCCGCTCCCGACAGAAGGACCCGATGCGGCGCTGGAAGCTCTCCGAGACCGACGTTCTGTCGATCACCAAGTGGGTGGACTACTCCAAGGCCAAGGACGAGATGTTCGTGCACACCGACATCGCCGAGGCCCCGTGGTGGGTGGTCGAGAGCGAGGACAAGCGCGCCGCCCGCCTCAACATGATCAGCCATTTCCTGTCGATGGTGCCCTACGAGCAGATGGAGCCGCCGCTCGTGCACATCCCGCACCGGCCACCGGCGTCGGACTACGAACGACCGCCGCGCGAGCTCAACCGTCCGGTGCCCGACCATGCCGCGCGCATCACCGAGTTGGCCGCGGAGGCCAAGTCGAAGGGCAAGGGCAAGGCTAGCTAG
- a CDS encoding three-helix bundle dimerization domain-containing protein, whose product MDTEERTEHEDHAVAQVIDRLVERYPDRPRSFIEDVVTEERHLLDGKPIRDYVPVLIEHGAKARLRNSTGHGPAHRPTHC is encoded by the coding sequence GTGGACACTGAAGAGCGCACCGAACACGAAGACCACGCGGTAGCCCAGGTCATCGATCGTCTTGTGGAGCGATACCCGGACCGGCCCCGGTCATTCATCGAAGATGTCGTCACCGAGGAACGCCACCTGCTCGACGGCAAGCCGATCAGGGATTACGTGCCGGTGCTGATCGAGCACGGCGCGAAGGCACGGCTGCGGAACTCGACCGGGCATGGCCCGGCGCATCGCCCCACGCACTGCTAG
- a CDS encoding dienelactone hydrolase family protein — MATGSPTLIDITLPATPGGSFGLAAVLGVPAGPGPWPGVVLVHEAFGLNDVMRRQVERMAAAGYLALMPDLFSEGGARRCLVATFRSLSAGQGRAFVDIESARTALGARDDCTGAVGVLGFCMGGGFALAAATRGFDAASANYGMLPGGSDSELDDALTGACPIVGSYGGRDTSLRGAAERLDASLTRLALPHDVVEYPGAGHAFLNDAESGPVALRFALKRFLGAGPDPVAAADAWRRIDAFFAEHLTTP; from the coding sequence ATGGCCACCGGCTCCCCCACTCTGATCGACATCACCCTGCCCGCAACGCCGGGCGGCAGTTTCGGCCTCGCCGCGGTGCTGGGCGTCCCGGCCGGGCCCGGGCCGTGGCCGGGCGTGGTGCTGGTGCACGAGGCGTTCGGGCTGAACGACGTGATGCGGCGCCAGGTTGAGCGGATGGCCGCGGCCGGCTACCTCGCGCTGATGCCCGACCTGTTCAGCGAGGGCGGCGCCCGCCGTTGCTTGGTCGCCACCTTCCGTTCGCTCTCGGCGGGCCAGGGGCGGGCGTTCGTCGACATCGAGTCGGCCCGCACCGCGCTCGGCGCCCGCGACGACTGCACGGGCGCGGTCGGCGTGCTGGGCTTCTGCATGGGCGGCGGCTTCGCGCTGGCCGCGGCGACCCGCGGGTTCGATGCGGCCTCGGCCAACTACGGCATGCTGCCCGGCGGTTCCGACTCCGAGCTCGACGACGCCCTCACCGGCGCCTGCCCCATCGTGGGCAGCTACGGCGGTCGGGACACATCGCTGCGCGGCGCGGCCGAGCGCCTGGATGCGTCGTTGACCCGACTGGCCCTCCCGCACGACGTGGTGGAATACCCCGGCGCCGGGCACGCGTTCCTCAACGACGCCGAGAGTGGGCCCGTCGCCCTCCGGTTCGCCCTCAAGCGCTTCCTCGGCGCCGGCCCAGACCCCGTGGCGGCCGCGGATGCCTGGCGGCGCATCGACGCGTTCTTCGCCGAGCACCTGACCACGCCCTAG
- a CDS encoding NAD(P)/FAD-dependent oxidoreductase: MSAVAPTAISHYDVLVIGAGPAGTSAALRAAELGARVAVAESDRTGGTCVNTGCVPTRALAKAARLMREVRTADTYGIEAVIERFDWRTTAARVTESVDRVRAIKREAERFSDAGIDLILEGRARFVDPHTVELGTGRRISADNILVCVGGHSRRLPIPGAELATVPEHVLSLPALPERLAVIGGGNTGAQLVTIFSSFGSRVTLLDVAPRILMASDAAVSEAVSTAFREQGTRVETGITTVESLVRDADGSITLTWQAGGESVSDSFDAVIMATGWPADVDDLGLEKAGVATVRSAIPVDQYFRSEVSHIFAVGDANGRDMLVQAAQFEGEAAAENAVLGTNRRTPHHLLPAGGFTDPDYAGVGLTEEQARARDPLCVVATVPYASLDRAVIDDRERGFLMLISDRRRDLILGAHAVGENAIEVVQSVTTAIAAGVDVATLAHVRFAYPTYSAIIGLAARSLLAEAAPAAAPEAVAGTLE; the protein is encoded by the coding sequence ATGTCTGCTGTTGCCCCCACCGCCATCTCGCACTACGACGTGCTCGTCATCGGAGCCGGCCCGGCCGGTACCTCCGCCGCCCTGCGCGCGGCGGAGCTCGGCGCGCGCGTCGCCGTGGCCGAATCCGACCGCACCGGCGGCACCTGCGTGAACACCGGCTGCGTGCCCACCCGGGCGCTCGCCAAGGCGGCCCGGCTCATGCGCGAGGTGCGCACCGCCGATACCTACGGCATCGAGGCCGTCATCGAGCGGTTCGACTGGCGCACCACGGCCGCCCGGGTCACCGAATCCGTCGACCGGGTGCGGGCGATCAAGCGGGAGGCCGAACGGTTCTCCGACGCCGGGATCGACCTCATCCTCGAGGGCCGCGCCCGGTTCGTCGACCCGCACACCGTCGAGCTCGGCACGGGGCGCCGCATCAGCGCCGACAACATCCTGGTCTGCGTGGGCGGCCACTCCCGGCGGCTGCCGATCCCGGGCGCCGAGCTGGCGACGGTGCCGGAGCACGTGCTGAGCCTGCCCGCCCTGCCCGAACGCCTCGCGGTGATCGGCGGTGGCAACACCGGAGCGCAGCTGGTCACCATCTTCAGCTCGTTCGGCTCGCGGGTGACCCTGCTCGACGTGGCGCCGCGCATCCTGATGGCGTCGGACGCCGCCGTCTCCGAGGCTGTGAGCACGGCGTTCCGGGAACAGGGCACCCGGGTCGAAACCGGCATCACCACCGTGGAGTCGCTCGTGCGTGATGCCGACGGCTCCATCACCCTCACCTGGCAGGCGGGCGGCGAGTCCGTCTCCGACAGCTTCGACGCCGTCATCATGGCCACCGGCTGGCCGGCGGATGTGGACGACCTGGGCCTGGAGAAGGCCGGCGTCGCCACCGTGCGCTCGGCGATCCCCGTCGACCAGTACTTCCGCAGCGAGGTGTCACACATCTTTGCCGTCGGCGACGCGAACGGCCGGGACATGCTCGTGCAGGCCGCCCAGTTCGAGGGCGAGGCCGCCGCCGAGAACGCGGTGCTCGGCACCAACCGCCGCACGCCGCACCACCTGCTGCCGGCCGGCGGTTTCACCGACCCCGACTACGCCGGGGTGGGGCTCACCGAGGAGCAGGCTCGCGCCAGGGACCCGCTCTGTGTCGTCGCCACCGTGCCGTACGCGAGCCTGGACCGGGCGGTGATCGACGACCGGGAACGCGGCTTCCTGATGCTCATCTCCGACCGCCGCCGGGACCTGATCCTCGGCGCGCACGCGGTGGGGGAGAACGCCATCGAGGTGGTGCAGTCGGTGACCACGGCCATCGCCGCGGGCGTGGACGTGGCCACTCTCGCCCACGTGCGCTTCGCCTACCCCACCTACAGCGCCATCATCGGCCTCGCCGCCCGTTCCCTCCTGGCCGAGGCCGCCCCCGCCGCCGCGCCCGAAGCGGTGGCGGGCACGCTGGAGTAA
- a CDS encoding AI-2E family transporter: MWRRRHRRAPVEAPAVPGAIESELVATGVLAPALMHRSTSILLGLGGATVAVFGLAAIAGIAAPILLALILTICAHPVRRGLERRGVPRGLATGSVVATVFVVLAAFVAALGLALGQFAALLPQFASQISDIGARIATWLASIGFGTTQVQAVESTFNPSNLVPLVSGVFGSITNVTVALVIVLTMLILMAADAGYLPTLLSQLRPSRPTLVAALTDFASSVRRYMVATTLLGIAQGVLNALALVLLGVPGAFLWGLLSFLCSFIPNVGYFIAIIPPTVFAFLVGGWALALPVIVIYAIINAVVQSIVQPRVVGNAVALSQSLTFASVLFWAIVLGAIGAILAIPLTLLIRTILVDADPAASWWRPLIGDLDETRTLMKSEDARNKAMRKAGRAANKDAKRGQGAA; the protein is encoded by the coding sequence ATGTGGCGACGTCGACACCGCAGGGCTCCCGTCGAGGCTCCCGCGGTGCCCGGCGCGATCGAATCGGAGCTGGTCGCCACCGGAGTGTTGGCCCCGGCGCTGATGCACCGCAGCACCTCGATCCTGCTCGGCCTGGGCGGAGCCACCGTGGCGGTCTTCGGTCTCGCGGCCATCGCGGGTATCGCCGCGCCGATCCTGCTGGCGCTCATACTCACGATCTGCGCGCATCCGGTGCGCCGTGGCCTCGAACGCCGTGGCGTGCCGCGGGGGCTGGCCACCGGGTCGGTCGTGGCCACGGTGTTCGTGGTGCTGGCCGCCTTCGTCGCCGCGCTCGGCCTGGCGCTGGGCCAGTTCGCCGCCCTGTTGCCGCAATTCGCCAGCCAGATCAGCGACATCGGTGCGAGGATCGCCACCTGGCTGGCCAGCATCGGCTTCGGCACCACCCAGGTGCAAGCCGTGGAATCGACCTTCAACCCGAGCAACCTCGTTCCGCTCGTGTCGGGCGTGTTCGGCAGCATCACCAACGTCACGGTCGCCCTGGTGATCGTGCTGACCATGCTGATCCTGATGGCCGCGGACGCCGGCTACCTGCCCACGCTGCTCAGCCAGCTGCGGCCGTCCCGGCCCACCCTGGTCGCGGCGCTCACCGACTTCGCCTCCAGCGTGCGCCGCTACATGGTGGCCACGACCCTGCTCGGCATCGCCCAGGGGGTGCTCAACGCGCTCGCCCTGGTGCTGCTGGGTGTGCCGGGCGCGTTCCTCTGGGGGCTGCTGTCCTTCCTCTGCAGCTTCATCCCCAACGTGGGCTACTTCATCGCCATCATTCCACCCACGGTGTTCGCCTTCCTCGTCGGCGGCTGGGCGCTGGCGCTGCCGGTGATCGTCATCTACGCCATCATCAACGCCGTCGTGCAGTCCATAGTGCAGCCGCGGGTGGTCGGCAACGCGGTGGCGTTGAGCCAGTCGCTCACCTTCGCGTCCGTGCTGTTCTGGGCCATCGTGCTGGGCGCCATCGGCGCCATCCTGGCGATTCCGCTCACCCTGCTCATCCGCACGATCCTGGTGGATGCCGACCCCGCAGCCTCCTGGTGGCGCCCCCTGATCGGCGACCTCGACGAAACACGCACGCTGATGAAATCCGAGGATGCCCGAAACAAGGCGATGCGGAAGGCAGGCCGGGCGGCCAACAAGGACGCCAAGCGCGGCCAGGGCGCCGCCTGA
- a CDS encoding pyruvate dehydrogenase yields MAQTVADQLIAQLVGAGVHRIYGIVGDSLNPVVDAVRRTGGSAKGGIDWVHVRNEEAAAFAAGAEAQLTGKLAVCAGSCGPGNLHLINGLYDAHRSGAPVLAIASHIPTTQIGSSFFQETHPDRLFVECSHYRELISSAAQSPQVVNAAMRHALALGGVSVVTLPGDVAELPAEGSVPKLVLPGRPTVVPDGADVRALADAIDKAKTVAIFAGAGVEGAHDEVVAFADLVAAPVGHSLRGKQWIQYDNPFDVGMTGLLGYGAAHAGIHDADLVLLLGTDFPYEQFLPDGDKVIIAQVDTDPSHLGRRASVTHPVHGDVTATLAALTALVTKKADRSFLERTLAKHEKLLSSVVGTYTDVDHGRPIHPEFAAATLDDLVADDAIVTADTGMGNVWQARYLTPNGRRRLIGSYLHGSMANAVPQAIGAQSAYPDRQVVTISGDGGLAMLLGELITIAAQKLPVKVVVFNNSTLGLVKLEMFVDGYPDFAVDVPAVDYAAVAAALGFFAVRVEDPGLLRGALTDAFAHDGPALVDIVTDPLALSLPPNVTAKQVKGFALALSKTVLNGGVGEAVQMARSNIRHLPGL; encoded by the coding sequence ATGGCTCAGACCGTCGCAGACCAACTCATCGCCCAGCTCGTCGGCGCCGGGGTGCACCGCATCTACGGCATCGTGGGGGACAGCCTCAATCCAGTCGTGGATGCCGTGCGCCGCACCGGCGGCTCCGCCAAGGGCGGCATCGACTGGGTGCACGTGCGCAACGAGGAGGCTGCGGCCTTCGCCGCGGGGGCGGAGGCGCAGCTGACCGGAAAGCTGGCCGTCTGCGCGGGGAGTTGCGGGCCCGGCAATCTGCACCTGATCAACGGGCTCTACGACGCCCACCGCAGCGGGGCGCCGGTGCTCGCGATCGCCAGCCACATCCCCACCACCCAGATCGGCAGCAGCTTCTTCCAGGAGACCCACCCCGACCGGCTCTTCGTGGAGTGCTCGCACTACCGTGAGCTGATCTCCTCCGCCGCGCAGTCGCCCCAGGTCGTCAACGCGGCCATGCGGCACGCCCTGGCGCTCGGTGGGGTGTCGGTAGTGACGCTGCCCGGTGATGTCGCCGAGCTTCCCGCGGAGGGCTCGGTGCCCAAGCTGGTGCTGCCCGGCCGCCCCACCGTGGTGCCCGACGGGGCCGACGTGCGGGCCCTGGCCGACGCCATCGACAAGGCCAAGACCGTGGCGATCTTCGCCGGCGCCGGGGTGGAGGGCGCGCACGACGAGGTCGTGGCGTTCGCCGACCTCGTGGCCGCGCCCGTCGGGCATAGCCTGCGTGGCAAGCAGTGGATCCAGTACGACAACCCGTTCGACGTGGGCATGACGGGCCTGCTCGGCTACGGCGCCGCCCATGCCGGCATCCACGACGCCGATCTGGTGCTGCTGCTCGGCACCGACTTCCCCTACGAGCAGTTCCTGCCCGACGGCGACAAGGTGATCATCGCCCAGGTCGACACCGACCCGTCGCACCTGGGCCGGCGGGCCAGCGTGACCCACCCGGTGCACGGCGACGTGACCGCCACGCTCGCGGCCCTCACCGCGCTGGTGACGAAGAAGGCCGACCGGTCCTTCCTCGAGCGCACCCTCGCCAAGCACGAGAAGCTGCTCAGCAGCGTCGTGGGCACCTACACGGATGTCGACCACGGCCGACCGATCCACCCGGAGTTCGCCGCCGCGACCCTCGACGACCTCGTCGCCGACGACGCCATCGTCACCGCCGACACCGGCATGGGTAACGTCTGGCAGGCCCGCTACCTCACCCCCAATGGCCGCCGCCGGCTGATCGGCTCGTACCTGCACGGTTCCATGGCCAACGCCGTGCCGCAGGCCATCGGCGCCCAGAGCGCCTACCCCGACCGTCAAGTGGTCACCATCAGCGGCGACGGCGGGCTCGCGATGCTGCTCGGCGAGCTCATCACCATCGCCGCCCAGAAGCTGCCGGTGAAGGTCGTGGTGTTCAACAACTCCACCCTCGGCCTGGTCAAACTCGAGATGTTCGTCGACGGGTATCCCGACTTCGCGGTCGATGTGCCCGCCGTCGACTACGCCGCCGTGGCCGCCGCGCTCGGTTTCTTCGCCGTGCGGGTGGAGGACCCGGGTCTGTTGCGCGGCGCGCTGACGGATGCGTTCGCCCACGACGGCCCCGCCCTCGTCGACATCGTCACCGACCCGCTGGCACTGTCGCTGCCGCCGAACGTCACCGCGAAGCAGGTCAAGGGGTTCGCGCTGGCCCTGTCGAAGACCGTGCTCAACGGAGGGGTCGGCGAGGCCGTGCAGATGGCCAGGTCCAACATCCGGCACCTGCCGGGGCTCTGA
- a CDS encoding glutathione peroxidase has product MTLRSIPLTLASGQTVTLADYADQVVLIVNVASKCGLTVQYGALEELQKTYGPRGFTVLGFPCNQFKGQEPGSIEAILDFCSTTYGVTFPMFDKVEVNGADRHPLYAVLTQTPDADGAAGDVGWNFEKFLLTPAGVVHRFRPATVPDAPEILAAIEAGLPVNA; this is encoded by the coding sequence ATGACCCTGCGCAGCATTCCCCTGACCCTTGCCTCCGGGCAGACCGTGACCCTCGCCGACTATGCCGACCAGGTCGTGCTCATCGTCAACGTCGCCTCCAAATGCGGTCTCACGGTGCAGTACGGCGCCCTGGAGGAGCTGCAGAAGACCTACGGGCCGCGCGGCTTCACGGTGCTCGGCTTTCCCTGCAACCAGTTCAAGGGCCAGGAGCCCGGCAGTATCGAGGCCATCCTCGATTTCTGTTCCACCACGTACGGCGTGACCTTCCCGATGTTCGACAAGGTCGAGGTCAACGGGGCCGACCGTCATCCGCTCTACGCTGTGCTCACCCAGACGCCGGATGCCGACGGTGCGGCCGGCGACGTCGGCTGGAACTTCGAGAAATTCCTACTCACTCCCGCCGGGGTCGTGCACCGGTTCCGCCCGGCGACGGTGCCCGATGCGCCCGAGATCCTCGCGGCGATCGAGGCCGGACTGCCGGTCAACGCCTGA
- a CDS encoding ABC transporter permease subunit yields MSAATATSPRTATEHRSAVPIFTKALTDGWRSLLGWSIGLTAALCLYLPIFPSLGGNPQMQQLIDSLPTELTRTINYQQIDTGAGYTQSTFFGLIGFLLISIAAISWGAAAIGGDEESGQLELTLAHGVTRVQVAVQRFAALVVKVLTLALVVFLVVLLWNGPAGLDIDVANLAVTCLLFGALALVCGSAALVCGALTGRKVWGIGGGAAVAVIGYVFNAIANQSTDLQWLHGLSPYYAAYGNSPLANGADAWTLVLFYLAVLVLGGLAALVLRQKDVGA; encoded by the coding sequence ATGAGTGCCGCCACCGCCACCTCGCCGCGTACCGCGACCGAGCACCGCAGCGCTGTGCCGATCTTCACCAAGGCGCTGACCGACGGCTGGCGTTCGCTACTGGGCTGGTCGATCGGGCTCACCGCGGCTCTATGCCTATACCTGCCGATCTTCCCGAGCCTGGGCGGCAACCCGCAGATGCAGCAGCTCATCGACAGCCTGCCCACCGAACTGACCCGCACCATCAACTACCAACAGATCGACACCGGGGCCGGATACACCCAGTCCACCTTCTTCGGCCTGATCGGGTTCCTGCTCATCAGTATCGCCGCGATCAGCTGGGGTGCCGCGGCCATCGGCGGCGACGAGGAATCCGGCCAGCTCGAGCTCACCCTGGCCCACGGCGTCACCCGGGTGCAGGTGGCGGTGCAACGGTTCGCGGCCCTCGTCGTGAAGGTCCTCACGCTGGCCCTCGTGGTGTTCCTGGTGGTGCTGCTTTGGAATGGTCCGGCCGGTCTCGACATCGACGTGGCGAACCTGGCCGTCACCTGCCTGCTCTTCGGCGCTCTCGCGCTGGTCTGCGGCAGCGCGGCGCTGGTCTGCGGGGCGCTCACCGGTCGCAAGGTGTGGGGCATCGGCGGCGGGGCGGCGGTGGCCGTGATCGGCTACGTGTTCAATGCGATCGCCAACCAGAGCACCGACCTTCAGTGGCTGCACGGCCTCTCGCCGTACTACGCGGCGTACGGCAACAGTCCGCTGGCCAACGGCGCGGATGCCTGGACGCTCGTGCTGTTCTACCTGGCCGTCCTGGTGCTTGGCGGCCTGGCGGCCCTGGTCCTCCGGCAGAAGGATGTCGGTGCCTGA
- a CDS encoding ABC transporter ATP-binding protein produces the protein MSTSNSSSSAAIVAVDLVKKFGSTVALDAVSFTVPRGSVFGVIGPNGAGKTTIMRALLDLIRLTSGHATLLGIDSRNAGPDLRRRIGFLPGELILEGRITGRRLLRHYANISGPVPAGRVDELADRLGLDLDRTVRTLSKGNKQKLGIVQAFMHRPDLLVLDEPTSGLDPLMQQVFLGLVDEARAAGQTVFLSSHVISEIQQAADQVAILRDGRIITVAGVEALRDTAIRHLRMSATGITAAELYDRLSPLAGLGELDCRPATDGAEATAILTGAISPFVQAISPMRLTDLVVEEPDLEESVLRLYSTPEVAHTEAVRS, from the coding sequence GTGAGTACCTCGAACTCCAGTTCGTCTGCCGCCATCGTCGCGGTCGACCTCGTCAAGAAATTCGGCAGCACCGTGGCCCTCGACGCCGTGAGCTTCACGGTGCCCCGCGGTAGCGTGTTCGGTGTGATCGGGCCCAACGGAGCGGGCAAGACCACCATCATGCGCGCGCTGCTCGACCTCATCCGGCTGACCTCCGGCCACGCCACCCTCCTGGGCATCGACTCCCGCAACGCCGGCCCAGACCTGCGTCGCCGGATCGGGTTTCTACCGGGGGAGCTCATCCTCGAGGGACGCATCACGGGCCGGCGGCTGTTGCGGCACTACGCCAACATCTCCGGACCGGTGCCGGCCGGCCGGGTCGACGAACTCGCCGACCGGCTCGGCCTCGACCTGGACCGCACCGTGCGCACCCTGTCGAAAGGCAACAAGCAGAAGCTCGGCATCGTGCAGGCGTTCATGCACCGGCCTGACCTGCTGGTGCTCGACGAGCCCACCAGCGGCCTGGACCCGCTCATGCAGCAGGTCTTCCTCGGGCTGGTCGACGAGGCCAGGGCGGCCGGCCAGACCGTGTTCCTCTCCTCGCACGTGATCAGCGAGATCCAGCAGGCCGCCGACCAGGTCGCCATCCTGCGGGACGGCCGCATCATCACCGTGGCCGGGGTCGAAGCGCTCCGCGATACCGCGATCCGGCACCTGCGGATGAGCGCGACCGGCATCACCGCCGCGGAGCTGTACGACAGGTTGTCGCCCCTGGCTGGGTTGGGCGAGCTGGACTGCCGGCCGGCCACGGACGGTGCCGAGGCCACGGCCATCCTCACCGGGGCGATCTCGCCTTTCGTGCAGGCCATCTCCCCGATGCGGCTCACCGACCTCGTCGTAGAAGAACCCGATCTCGAGGAATCGGTGTTGCGCCTCTACTCCACGCCCGAGGTCGCACACACCGAGGCGGTGCGCTCATGA
- a CDS encoding LacI family DNA-binding transcriptional regulator — MQTETRPIPTPRSVRMIDVARLAGVSQQTVSRVVNGHSNVGAEVRERVEQAIVQLRYNRNSAARALATNRSMNLGVISYSLPVHGSTMVLFGVAEEARRNGYSTSLVSISDVDPRTIRTALDTLVGDSVDGIVVLAPMSAAAPVLDGLDLDVPIVRFEQGAPAGPHAVTMDDVLGAQLATRHLLDLGHETVWHVAGPPGWTASEARRSGWLSELGGRGRPMNPDFATTDWTAESGYRAGLLIAQNPSITAVLAANDAMALAVMKALTEQGRSVPADVSVVGFDDMSEARYFQPGLTTIRLDFDEVGRVAVERLLHLMGGEPAELIPAITPELIVRASTAPPRPRA; from the coding sequence ATGCAGACCGAGACCCGACCCATACCGACGCCGCGCAGCGTGCGGATGATCGACGTGGCGAGGCTGGCCGGGGTGTCCCAGCAGACGGTGTCGCGGGTAGTCAATGGACACAGCAATGTGGGTGCCGAGGTGCGCGAGCGCGTCGAACAGGCCATCGTGCAGTTGCGGTACAACCGAAACTCCGCCGCAAGGGCGCTGGCCACGAACCGGTCGATGAACCTCGGGGTGATCAGTTACTCGCTTCCGGTGCACGGGTCGACCATGGTGTTGTTCGGGGTGGCGGAAGAGGCTCGTCGCAACGGGTACTCGACGAGCCTGGTGAGCATCTCGGATGTGGACCCGCGCACGATTCGCACGGCACTGGACACCCTGGTCGGGGACTCCGTCGATGGCATCGTCGTACTCGCGCCGATGTCGGCGGCCGCGCCGGTGCTCGACGGGCTGGATCTCGACGTTCCCATTGTGCGGTTCGAGCAGGGAGCCCCGGCCGGCCCGCACGCCGTGACCATGGATGACGTCCTTGGTGCGCAGCTGGCCACTCGGCATCTGCTGGACCTCGGCCATGAGACCGTGTGGCACGTCGCCGGGCCGCCCGGCTGGACGGCGTCGGAGGCCCGGCGCTCCGGCTGGCTCTCGGAACTCGGCGGTCGCGGGCGCCCGATGAACCCGGACTTCGCCACCACGGACTGGACGGCCGAGTCGGGCTACCGGGCCGGGCTGCTCATCGCCCAGAACCCGTCGATCACCGCTGTGCTGGCCGCCAACGATGCCATGGCCCTCGCGGTCATGAAGGCCCTCACCGAGCAGGGGCGCAGTGTTCCGGCCGACGTGAGCGTGGTCGGCTTCGACGACATGAGCGAGGCGCGGTACTTCCAACCCGGCCTCACCACCATCCGGTTGGACTTCGACGAGGTGGGCCGGGTCGCCGTCGAGCGGCTGCTCCACCTGATGGGCGGCGAGCCCGCCGAGCTGATCCCGGCCATCACGCCCGAGCTCATCGTGCGCGCGAGCACCGCCCCGCCCCGCCCCCGCGCCTGA